One Rhinolophus sinicus isolate RSC01 linkage group LG06, ASM3656204v1, whole genome shotgun sequence DNA window includes the following coding sequences:
- the MTF2 gene encoding metal-response element-binding transcription factor 2 isoform X2: MVCTICQEEYSEAPNEMVICDKCGQGYHQLCHTPHIDSSVIDSDEKWLCRQCVFATTTKRGGALKKGPNAKALQVMKQTLPYSVADLEWDAGHKTNVQQCYCYCGGPGDWYLKMLQCCKCKQWFHEACVQCLQKPMLFGDRFYTFICSVCSSGPEYLKRLPLQWVDIAHLCLYNLSVIHKKKYFDSELELMTYINENWDRLHPGELADTPKSERYEHVLEALNDYKTMFMSGKEIKKKKHLFGLRIRVPPVPPNVAFKAEKEPEGTSHEFKIKGRKASKPISDSREVSNGIEKKGKKKSVGRPPGPYTRKMIQKTAEPSLDKESISENPTLDLPCSIGRTEGTAHSSNTSDVDLTGASSAKETTSSNIARHYGLSDSRKRTRTGRSWPAAIPHLRRRRGRLPRRALQTQNSEIVKDDEGKEDYQFDELNTEILNNLADQELQLNHLKNSITSYFGAAGRIACGEKYRVLARRVTLDGKVQYLVEWEGATAS; encoded by the exons ATGGTCTGTACAATATGTCAAGAAGAGTATTCAGAAGCTCCCAATGAAATGGTTATATGTGATAAGTGTGGCCAAG GATATCATCAGTTGTGTCACACACCTCATATTGATTCCAGTGTGATTGATTCAGATGAAAAATGGCTCTGTCGACAGTGTGtttttgcaacaacaacaaag AGGGGTGGTGCGCTTAAGAAAGGACCAAATGCCAAAGCATTGCAAGTCATGAAGCAGACATTACCCTATAGTGTGGCAGACCTTGAATGGGATGCAGGTCATAAAACCAATGTCCAGCAATGTTACTGCTATTGTGGAGGCCCTGGAGA CTGGTATTTAAAGATGCTACAATGCTGCAAATGTAAGCAGTGGTTTCATGAGGCTTGTGTGCAATGCCTTCAAAAGCCAATGCTATTTGGAGACAG gttttatacatttatttgctcTGTCTGCAGTTCTGGACCTGAATACCTCAAACGTCTACCATTACAGTG GGTAGATATAGCACACTTATGCCTTTATAACCTAAGTGTTATTCACAAGAAGAAATACTTTGATTCTGAACTTGAGCTTATGACATACATTAATGAAAACTGGGATAGATTACATCCTGGAGAG CTGGCAGACACACCAAAATCTGAAAGATATGAGCATGTTCTGGAGGCATTAAATGATTACAAGACCAT gtttatgtctgggaaagaaataaagaagaagaagcatTTGTTTGGGTTGCGAATTCGTGTTCCTCCTGTGCCACCAAATGTGGCtttcaaagcagagaaagaaCCTGAAGGAACATCccatgaatttaaaattaaaggcagAAAGGCATCCAAACCTATATCTGATTCAAG GGAAGTCAGCAATGgcatagaaaaaaaaggaaagaaaaaatctgtaGGTCGTCCACCTGGCCCATATACAAGAAAAATGATTCAGAAAACTGCTGAGCCATCTTTG gatAAAGAATCAATTTCAGAGAATCCTACCTTGGATTTACCTTGTTCTATAGG GAGAACTGAGGGAACCGCACATTCATCCAATACCTCAGATGTGGATCTCACGGGTGCTTCCAGTGCAAAAGAAACTACCTCGTCTAACATTGCCAGGCATTATGG TTTATCtgactccagaaaaagaacccgTACAGGAAGATCTTGGCCTGCTGCAATACCACATTTACGGAGGAGAAGGGGTCGTCTTCCAAGAAGAGCACTCCAGACTCAGAACTCAGAAATTGTAAAAGATGATGAAGGCAAAGAGGATTACCAATTCGATGAACTCAACACAGAGATTCTGAATAACTTAGCAGATCAGGAGTTACAACTCAATCATCTGAAAAACTCCATTACCAGTTATTTTGGTGCTGCAGGTAGAATAGCATGTGGTGAAAAATACCGAGTGTTGGCTCGTCGGGTGACACTTGATGGAAAGGTGCAGTATCTTGTGGAATGGGAAGGAGCAACTGCATCCTGA